A genomic stretch from Komagataeibacter xylinus includes:
- the acnA gene encoding aconitate hydratase AcnA, with protein MKTVGHDSLKTGRTLNVDGKTYHYFSIPEAEKTIGSVSRLPVSLKVLLENVLRFEDGHSYSVEDAKAIAGWLKEGRSTKEVPFKPARILMQDFTGVPAVVDLAAMRDGILKLKGDPQKVNPLVPVNLVIDHSVMVDVAGTPEALQDNVTIEFERNGERYAFLRWGQEAFENFSVVPPGTGICHQVNLEYIAQAVWTANVGGKDYAYPDTLFGTDSHTTMVNGMGVLGWGVGGIEAEAAMLGQPIAMLIPDVIGFKMTGKLPEGATATDLVLTVTQMLRKKGVVGKFVEFFGPALDHLPVADRATIANMAPEYGATCGFFPVDDLTLDYLRQTGREEHRIKLTAEYLKAQGMFRHAESAHPVFTDTLELNLETIVPSIAGPKRPQDRVVLKGADKAFETELTGSLGVPAADKDKKAKVAGTNYEIGHGDVVIAAITSCTNTSNPAVLIAAGLVAKKARALGLKPKPWVKTSLAPGSQVVTDYLNRAGLQDELDAMGFNTVGYGCTTCIGNSGPLEDHIVDAIEGNKLVAVSVLSGNRNFEGRISPNVRANYLASPPLVVAYSLLGTMREDITTTPLGTSKDGKPVYLKDIWPTNHEIAALMGSAITREEFINRYKHVSQGTKEWQALKVATGSETYKWDASSTYVQDPPYFQDITPEPKSRGDIIGARLLALLGDNITTDHISPAGAIKESSPAGKYLEEHGVAKKDFNSYGSRRGNDRVMVRGTFANIRIKNEMLPGTEGGVSKHFPDGKEGSIYDVAMEYKKEGVPLVVIGGKEYGMGSSRDWAAKGTLLLGVRAVVAESFERIHRSNLVGMGVLPLLFEEGTTRKTLGLKGDETFEIRGLDKITPRMTMTMTITRADGSKQDVPLLCRVDTLDEVEYFRNGGILQTVLRGMTKAA; from the coding sequence ATGAAGACGGTTGGGCACGACTCACTGAAAACGGGCCGCACACTGAACGTGGACGGCAAGACCTACCATTATTTCTCAATCCCGGAAGCGGAAAAGACCATCGGTTCCGTCAGCCGCCTGCCAGTCAGCCTGAAGGTGCTGCTGGAGAATGTGCTGCGGTTCGAGGACGGGCATTCCTACTCCGTAGAAGATGCCAAGGCCATCGCCGGATGGCTGAAGGAAGGGCGCAGCACGAAGGAAGTGCCCTTCAAGCCCGCGCGCATTCTCATGCAGGATTTCACCGGCGTTCCCGCCGTGGTTGACCTTGCCGCAATGCGCGACGGCATTCTCAAGCTCAAGGGCGACCCGCAGAAGGTGAACCCGCTGGTTCCCGTCAACCTCGTCATCGATCACTCGGTCATGGTGGACGTGGCCGGCACGCCCGAGGCGCTGCAGGACAACGTGACCATCGAGTTCGAGCGCAATGGCGAGCGTTACGCCTTCCTGCGCTGGGGCCAGGAAGCGTTCGAGAACTTCTCGGTCGTGCCGCCGGGCACGGGCATCTGCCATCAGGTGAACCTCGAATACATCGCTCAGGCGGTGTGGACGGCCAATGTGGGCGGCAAGGACTATGCCTACCCCGATACCCTGTTCGGCACCGACAGCCACACCACCATGGTCAATGGCATGGGCGTGCTGGGCTGGGGCGTTGGCGGCATCGAGGCGGAAGCGGCCATGCTCGGCCAGCCCATCGCCATGCTGATCCCCGATGTGATCGGCTTCAAGATGACCGGCAAGCTGCCCGAGGGTGCGACCGCCACCGATCTGGTGCTCACGGTTACCCAGATGCTGCGCAAGAAGGGCGTGGTGGGCAAGTTCGTCGAGTTCTTTGGCCCCGCCCTTGACCACCTGCCGGTAGCCGACCGCGCGACCATCGCCAACATGGCACCGGAATATGGCGCGACCTGCGGCTTCTTCCCCGTTGATGACCTGACGCTGGATTACCTGCGCCAGACCGGCCGTGAAGAGCACCGCATCAAGCTGACGGCGGAATACCTCAAGGCGCAGGGCATGTTCCGCCATGCCGAATCCGCCCACCCCGTATTTACCGACACGCTGGAACTCAATCTCGAGACCATCGTGCCCTCGATTGCAGGCCCCAAGCGCCCGCAGGACCGCGTGGTGCTCAAGGGTGCCGACAAGGCCTTCGAAACCGAACTGACCGGCAGCCTGGGCGTGCCCGCGGCCGACAAGGACAAGAAGGCCAAGGTGGCTGGCACCAATTACGAGATCGGCCACGGCGACGTGGTGATCGCGGCCATCACCTCGTGCACCAACACCTCCAACCCCGCCGTGCTGATCGCGGCAGGTCTGGTGGCGAAAAAGGCACGCGCCCTGGGCCTGAAGCCCAAGCCGTGGGTCAAGACCTCGCTCGCGCCGGGCTCGCAGGTGGTGACGGATTACCTCAACCGTGCCGGCCTGCAGGATGAGCTGGACGCGATGGGCTTCAACACCGTGGGCTACGGCTGCACGACCTGTATCGGCAACTCCGGCCCGCTGGAAGATCACATCGTCGATGCGATCGAAGGCAACAAGCTGGTGGCCGTTTCGGTGCTGTCGGGCAACCGTAACTTCGAGGGGCGTATTTCGCCCAACGTGCGCGCCAACTACCTGGCCAGCCCGCCGCTGGTCGTGGCCTACTCCCTGCTGGGCACGATGCGCGAGGACATCACCACCACGCCGCTGGGCACTTCCAAGGACGGCAAGCCGGTGTACCTCAAGGACATCTGGCCCACCAACCACGAGATCGCGGCCCTCATGGGCTCCGCCATCACGCGTGAGGAGTTCATCAACCGCTACAAGCATGTAAGCCAGGGCACGAAGGAATGGCAGGCGCTGAAAGTCGCCACCGGTTCCGAGACCTACAAGTGGGATGCCTCCTCCACCTACGTGCAGGATCCGCCGTATTTCCAGGACATCACGCCTGAGCCCAAGTCGCGTGGCGACATCATCGGCGCGCGCCTGCTCGCACTGCTTGGTGATAACATCACCACCGACCACATCTCGCCTGCCGGCGCGATCAAGGAAAGCTCCCCCGCGGGCAAATACCTTGAAGAGCATGGCGTGGCGAAAAAGGACTTCAACTCCTACGGCTCGCGTCGTGGCAATGACCGCGTGATGGTGCGCGGCACGTTCGCCAACATCCGCATCAAGAACGAAATGCTGCCCGGCACCGAAGGGGGCGTTTCCAAGCACTTCCCTGATGGCAAGGAAGGCTCCATCTACGATGTGGCGATGGAATACAAGAAGGAGGGCGTGCCCCTGGTCGTGATCGGCGGCAAGGAATACGGCATGGGCTCCTCGCGCGACTGGGCGGCCAAGGGCACCCTGCTGCTGGGCGTGCGTGCGGTCGTGGCCGAGAGCTTCGAGCGTATCCACCGCTCCAACCTCGTGGGCATGGGCGTGCTGCCGCTCCTGTTCGAGGAAGGCACGACGCGCAAGACGCTGGGCCTGAAAGGCGACGAGACCTTCGAGATCCGTGGCCTCGACAAGATCACGCCCCGCATGACCATGACCATGACCATCACCCGCGCCGATGGCTCCAAGCAGGACGTGCCCCTGCTGTGCCGTGTCGATACGCTCGACGAGGTGGAGTATTTCCGCAATGGCGGCATTCTCCAGACCGTGCTGCGTGGCATGACCAAGGCGGCCTGA
- the ccmA gene encoding heme ABC exporter ATP-binding protein CcmA: MENISVFRGERLVLDRVGFTLEAGDALLLTGPNGAGKSTLLRVLAGLHKPEGGHVLWSGVDALADRSQHAGRVAYLGHQDALKLGLTLRENLTLAARASGGNPDLCMESLNISGLADLPARMLSAGQKRRAALARVLLAQAPLWLLDEPSLGLDINTMGLLGTLFAAHRQAGGIVIATTHVPLPLPNARTHALPGLNESDIPQPLEDFPEDDLL; this comes from the coding sequence GTGGAAAATATCTCGGTTTTCCGCGGTGAACGGCTGGTTCTGGACCGTGTCGGCTTTACGCTCGAAGCTGGTGATGCCCTGCTCCTGACTGGCCCGAACGGGGCTGGCAAGTCCACCTTGCTGCGCGTGCTGGCGGGATTGCACAAACCGGAAGGCGGCCATGTGCTTTGGTCTGGCGTGGATGCGCTGGCCGATCGCAGCCAGCATGCGGGGCGGGTGGCCTATCTGGGCCATCAGGATGCGCTCAAGCTGGGGCTGACATTACGCGAAAACCTGACGCTGGCCGCGCGCGCAAGTGGCGGAAATCCTGACCTGTGCATGGAATCGCTCAATATTTCCGGCTTGGCCGACCTGCCCGCGCGCATGCTCTCGGCGGGGCAGAAACGACGCGCGGCACTGGCGCGCGTGCTGCTGGCGCAGGCCCCGCTATGGCTGCTTGATGAGCCGAGCCTGGGGCTGGATATCAACACGATGGGGCTGCTTGGCACCCTGTTCGCCGCCCACCGGCAGGCTGGCGGAATTGTGATTGCAACCACCCATGTTCCGCTGCCCCTGCCCAATGCCCGCACCCATGCGCTGCCGGGGCTGAACGAATCCGACATCCCCCAGCCGCTGGAAGATTTCCCCGAGGACGACCTGCTGTGA
- the ccmB gene encoding heme exporter protein CcmB, with the protein MTLRIPALITAILERDLRLALRHGADTLGAVLFFILAGALFPLALGPSPELLRRMAPGIVWVCALLAALLPLDRLFGSELEDGSLDQLLMTGLPPSLIALAKMIAHWLTTGLPLLLAAGPLAIMLGMPTTSMVVLLTGLLLGTLILSLIGGMAASVVLGARRGGVLLPLLVLPLTTPALIFGAAALDAAQTGLSWGPDLELLGAFLAAALPLCPLAAGAGLRAAVE; encoded by the coding sequence GTGACACTCCGGATTCCCGCCCTCATCACCGCCATCCTTGAACGCGACCTGCGGCTCGCACTGCGCCACGGAGCCGACACGCTGGGGGCGGTGCTGTTCTTCATCCTCGCAGGCGCGCTGTTCCCGCTCGCCCTTGGCCCCTCGCCCGAGCTGCTGCGGCGCATGGCGCCGGGAATCGTATGGGTGTGTGCGTTGCTTGCCGCCCTGCTGCCGCTTGACCGGCTGTTTGGCTCGGAGCTGGAAGATGGCTCGCTGGACCAGCTGCTCATGACCGGCCTGCCGCCCTCGCTCATCGCGCTGGCCAAGATGATCGCCCACTGGCTGACCACCGGCCTGCCGCTGCTGCTGGCTGCAGGCCCGCTGGCCATCATGCTCGGCATGCCCACCACCTCCATGGTGGTGCTGCTGACCGGCCTGCTGCTGGGTACGCTCATCCTCTCGCTCATTGGCGGCATGGCGGCGTCGGTCGTGCTTGGCGCGCGGCGCGGCGGCGTGCTGCTGCCGCTGCTGGTGCTGCCGTTGACCACGCCCGCGCTGATCTTTGGGGCGGCAGCGCTCGATGCGGCACAGACCGGCCTGTCATGGGGGCCGGACCTTGAACTGCTCGGCGCGTTCCTTGCCGCAGCCCTTCCGCTCTGCCCGCTTGCCGCAGGTGCCGGGCTGCGGGCGGCGGTGGAATAA
- a CDS encoding copper resistance protein CopC, producing MSRVSTLRLLGLSLLGCVMAARASAAPVLVHATPSAGQHVPAGNVAIRLSYNSVIDPFRARLLLLGPSGVPQLLAASPSDDEQQGLATTVALTPGHYVLHWRMRAPGGTPAEGNVPFDVDPAATTAPAGGK from the coding sequence GTGTCCCGTGTTTCAACGCTGCGTTTGCTTGGCCTGTCCCTTCTTGGGTGCGTCATGGCGGCGCGGGCGTCTGCTGCTCCCGTGCTGGTTCACGCCACGCCATCGGCAGGGCAGCATGTGCCTGCGGGCAATGTGGCGATCAGACTGAGCTATAATAGCGTGATCGACCCGTTCCGCGCGCGCCTGCTCCTGCTTGGTCCAAGCGGCGTGCCGCAACTGCTTGCGGCTTCTCCCAGTGATGATGAACAGCAGGGCCTGGCCACCACCGTGGCGCTAACGCCGGGGCATTACGTGCTGCACTGGCGCATGCGCGCGCCGGGTGGCACACCCGCGGAAGGCAATGTGCCCTTTGATGTAGACCCCGCAGCCACCACAGCGCCTGCGGGCGGAAAATAG
- a CDS encoding type III PLP-dependent enzyme: protein MTPKIARYLAEQAPATPCLIVDVDRVEERYRALREALPLARIYYAVKANPAREILTRLVGLGSSFDAASWEEISMCLEAGARPADVSFGNTVKKASNIARAFAAGVDMFAFDCAEELEKLARHAPGSRVYCRLIVENEGADWPLSRKFGTTLDNARDLMLRARDLGLDPYGLSFHVGSQQTETGAYEAAIARVGMLFTDLKAAGLDLRMVNLGGGFPIRYRDDVPGIDRFAVAISHAMTEHFGNDLPEMIIEPGRFMVGDAGVVSSEVVLVSRRGMDDGVRWVYLDIGRFGGLAETEGEAIRYGIRTPHDGTATGPVAIAGPTCDGADIMYERTPYALPLGLESGDRIELLSTGAYVSTYCSTGFNGLKPIQEHYI, encoded by the coding sequence ATGACTCCCAAAATCGCTCGTTATCTGGCTGAGCAGGCTCCTGCCACGCCATGCCTTATCGTTGATGTCGACCGGGTGGAAGAACGCTACCGCGCCCTGCGCGAGGCGCTGCCGCTGGCCCGGATCTACTACGCCGTAAAGGCCAATCCCGCCCGTGAGATCCTGACCCGCCTCGTGGGTCTTGGCTCGTCGTTCGATGCCGCCTCGTGGGAAGAGATTTCCATGTGCCTCGAAGCAGGCGCGCGGCCGGCCGATGTCTCGTTCGGCAACACGGTCAAGAAGGCGTCGAACATTGCCCGCGCGTTTGCCGCAGGTGTTGACATGTTTGCCTTTGACTGCGCGGAAGAACTCGAGAAGCTGGCCCGCCACGCGCCGGGCTCGCGCGTTTACTGCCGCCTGATCGTGGAGAACGAGGGGGCTGACTGGCCGCTGTCGCGCAAGTTCGGCACCACGCTGGACAATGCACGCGACCTGATGCTGCGCGCGCGTGACCTTGGCCTCGACCCCTATGGCCTGTCCTTCCACGTGGGCAGCCAGCAGACCGAGACCGGCGCATACGAGGCGGCGATCGCCCGCGTGGGCATGCTGTTCACCGACCTCAAGGCGGCGGGGCTTGACCTGCGCATGGTCAATCTCGGCGGCGGGTTCCCCATCCGTTACCGTGACGACGTGCCGGGCATCGACCGCTTTGCCGTGGCCATCAGCCACGCCATGACCGAGCATTTCGGCAATGACCTGCCGGAAATGATCATCGAGCCGGGCCGCTTCATGGTGGGCGATGCGGGCGTGGTGTCATCGGAAGTGGTTCTGGTCAGCCGTCGTGGCATGGATGATGGCGTGCGCTGGGTCTATCTCGACATCGGGCGCTTTGGCGGCCTGGCCGAGACCGAGGGCGAGGCCATCCGCTACGGCATCCGCACCCCGCATGATGGCACGGCAACCGGCCCGGTCGCCATTGCAGGCCCGACCTGTGATGGGGCGGACATCATGTATGAAAGGACCCCCTATGCCCTGCCGCTGGGGCTGGAATCGGGCGACCGGATCGAACTGCTCTCCACCGGGGCGTATGTTTCGACCTACTGCTCGACCGGGTTCAATGGCCTCAAGCCGATTCAGGAACACTACATCTGA
- a CDS encoding YihY/virulence factor BrkB family protein, with the protein MTDMPPPAHHLPHFSMQQVKKVLRQVARNIVSDQITLAAAGCAFYATLSLFPAMSTLISLYGLLFDPQTVEPQLVVLRNLLPPSAYDMLGARIHMLVAESHSSLTLNLIISTTIATWSASAATRSLILAMNVAYNTPETRSFLRFQAMGMALTFCSICGGILTLALMVGLPFLLDYLPQKLELAPPPGSVELLVRMGGPMLMLLFVLSLCSALYRFGPNRPHTYWRCILPGSIGATLLWLLSSAGFSYYVSHIAGYSATYGPLGAFIAIMMWFYVSAYVVLLGAELNAGLEIEMKLRCSPDKTMEGWTKHQRL; encoded by the coding sequence ATGACGGACATGCCCCCGCCCGCACATCACCTGCCGCATTTTTCCATGCAGCAGGTCAAAAAAGTGCTGCGGCAGGTCGCCCGCAACATCGTATCCGACCAGATCACGCTGGCGGCAGCAGGCTGTGCGTTCTACGCCACGCTGTCGCTGTTTCCGGCCATGAGCACGCTCATCTCGCTCTATGGCCTCCTGTTTGACCCGCAGACAGTGGAACCCCAGCTTGTGGTGCTGCGCAACCTGCTACCGCCTTCGGCCTATGACATGCTCGGCGCGCGCATTCACATGCTGGTGGCCGAATCGCATTCATCGCTCACGCTGAACCTGATCATATCGACCACCATCGCCACATGGTCCGCCTCGGCGGCCACGCGCTCGCTCATCCTGGCGATGAACGTGGCCTACAACACGCCCGAGACCCGTAGCTTCCTGCGCTTTCAGGCCATGGGGATGGCGCTGACCTTCTGCTCGATCTGTGGCGGTATCCTTACGCTTGCCCTTATGGTGGGGCTGCCGTTCCTGCTCGACTACCTGCCGCAGAAGCTCGAACTCGCCCCCCCGCCTGGCTCGGTCGAGCTGCTGGTGCGCATGGGCGGGCCCATGCTCATGCTGCTGTTCGTGCTGTCGCTGTGTTCGGCGCTGTACCGCTTTGGCCCCAACCGGCCCCATACCTACTGGCGGTGCATCCTGCCCGGCTCGATCGGGGCCACGCTGCTGTGGCTGCTCTCCTCGGCAGGGTTCTCTTATTATGTCAGCCATATCGCGGGCTACAGCGCCACCTATGGGCCGCTGGGGGCGTTCATCGCCATCATGATGTGGTTTTATGTCTCGGCCTATGTGGTGCTGCTGGGCGCGGAACTGAATGCGGGACTCGAGATCGAGATGAAACTGCGCTGCTCGCCCGACAAGACCATGGAAGGCTGGACCAAGCACCAGCGCCTTTAA
- a CDS encoding septal ring lytic transglycosylase RlpA family protein, producing MTGKSDHRRARAARGSNTTRFGASVAMACLMLATPGLLSAAQAAARHAAGTTRHGGRASVRRPPAMAHVPAHWNQHGLASWYGSGMQNGHATASGERFDPDALTAAHTRLPLGTRVRVHARSTGRSVVVRINDRGPYHGHRIIDLSAEAARQLGIMGRGVSMVDIESAREADEEVASATR from the coding sequence ATGACAGGAAAATCCGATCATCGCCGCGCACGTGCGGCGCGGGGCAGCAATACGACGCGCTTTGGGGCCTCTGTGGCGATGGCATGCCTGATGCTGGCGACGCCTGGCCTGCTCAGCGCGGCGCAGGCGGCGGCCCGGCATGCGGCGGGCACCACCCGGCACGGCGGCCGCGCCAGCGTAAGGCGCCCGCCCGCCATGGCGCATGTGCCCGCGCACTGGAACCAGCACGGCCTGGCCAGCTGGTATGGCTCGGGCATGCAGAACGGGCATGCCACAGCCTCGGGCGAGCGGTTCGACCCCGATGCGCTGACCGCCGCCCACACCCGGTTGCCACTGGGCACGCGGGTCAGGGTGCATGCCCGCAGCACCGGGCGCTCGGTCGTGGTTCGGATCAATGACAGGGGGCCGTATCATGGGCACCGCATCATCGACCTGTCGGCCGAGGCCGCGCGGCAACTCGGCATCATGGGCCGCGGCGTGTCGATGGTGGATATAGAATCCGCGCGCGAGGCGGATGAGGAAGTGGCCAGCGCCACGCGCTAG
- the aroQ gene encoding type II 3-dehydroquinate dehydratase, producing the protein MERPLIAVLNGPNLNMLGLRQPEVYGHATLDDVEQVCVQAAERLDVAIDFRQTNGEGELVSWIQECRGRARGIIINPAAYSHTSVAILDALLAVDLPVIEVHISNIHRREAFRHHSYVSQAAIGVICGLGVRGYALALQAMTDMILDEDDQ; encoded by the coding sequence ATGGAGCGCCCTCTCATTGCCGTGTTGAACGGCCCAAACCTGAACATGCTCGGACTGCGGCAGCCCGAAGTCTATGGCCATGCCACACTTGATGACGTGGAACAGGTCTGTGTCCAGGCAGCCGAACGGCTCGATGTCGCCATCGACTTCCGCCAGACCAATGGCGAGGGGGAACTCGTTTCATGGATACAGGAATGCCGGGGCCGCGCACGCGGCATCATCATCAACCCGGCGGCCTATTCCCACACTTCGGTTGCCATACTCGACGCGCTGCTTGCCGTTGATCTGCCGGTGATCGAGGTGCACATCTCCAACATTCACCGCCGTGAAGCCTTCCGTCATCACTCCTACGTCTCCCAGGCCGCCATTGGCGTCATATGCGGGCTGGGCGTACGGGGGTATGCCCTGGCGCTTCAGGCCATGACAGACATGATTCTGGACGAGGACGATCAATGA
- a CDS encoding acetyl-CoA carboxylase biotin carboxyl carrier protein subunit → MSRLLVDADAIRALAEILTDTGLTEIEIAEKDNRIRVVRAAAPVAHAVPAPAPVAAAPVAPTPVAPPATNPADLSKHPGAVTSPMVGVAYLAPDPSSPAFVSEGQQVTAGQTLLLIEAMKTFNQIKAPRAGTVSRILVQSGDPVEFGEALVIIE, encoded by the coding sequence ATGAGCCGACTGCTCGTGGATGCGGATGCCATACGGGCATTGGCTGAAATTCTCACCGATACCGGCCTGACCGAAATCGAGATCGCGGAAAAGGACAACCGCATTCGCGTGGTACGCGCCGCCGCCCCCGTGGCGCATGCCGTGCCCGCCCCGGCCCCCGTGGCCGCGGCACCGGTTGCGCCCACGCCCGTGGCCCCGCCCGCCACCAACCCGGCCGACCTGTCCAAGCACCCCGGCGCGGTCACCAGCCCGATGGTGGGCGTGGCCTACCTGGCGCCCGATCCGTCCTCGCCCGCTTTCGTATCCGAAGGCCAGCAGGTGACCGCAGGCCAGACACTGCTGCTGATCGAGGCGATGAAGACCTTCAACCAGATCAAGGCCCCGCGCGCAGGCACGGTCAGCCGGATTCTGGTGCAGTCGGGCGACCCGGTCGAGTTCGGCGAAGCGCTGGTCATCATAGAGTAA
- the accC gene encoding acetyl-CoA carboxylase biotin carboxylase subunit: protein MFSKILIANRGEIALRILRACRELGIRTVAVHSTADTDAMYVRLADEAVCIGPPASRDSYLNVAAILSAATITGADAIHPGYGFLSENADFAETVEAHGLTFIGPTAEHIRMMGDKITAKTTMMALGVPLVPGSDGALESLEQAREVAAKVGYPVLIKAAAGGGGRGMKVAPTEADLEEAWSVARTEARAAFGNDEVYLEKYLDKPRHIELQIMADTHGNVVHYGERDCSLQRRHQKLLEEAGSPALTARQRDEIGAIATSALTKLGYRNAGTLEFLYQDGQFCFIEMNTRLQVEHPVTEMVCDVDLVREQIRIAAGEPIGYSQSDIKFSGHAIECRINAEDPQTFMPTPGTITVYHPPGGLGVRIDSALYAGYRVPPYYDSMIAKLIVRAPTRLEAIERMRRALDEFVIEGVKTVIPLHRKILEDPQFRKGDYTIHWLENFVARQQQG, encoded by the coding sequence ATGTTTTCCAAGATCCTCATTGCCAATCGTGGCGAGATCGCCCTGCGCATCCTGCGGGCCTGCCGCGAACTGGGCATCCGGACCGTTGCCGTGCACTCCACGGCCGATACGGATGCCATGTATGTCCGCCTTGCGGATGAAGCCGTGTGCATCGGGCCGCCAGCCAGCCGCGATTCGTACCTCAATGTCGCGGCCATCCTCTCGGCTGCCACCATTACCGGGGCGGACGCCATCCATCCCGGCTACGGCTTCCTGTCGGAAAACGCCGATTTTGCCGAGACGGTCGAGGCCCACGGCCTGACCTTCATCGGGCCGACGGCGGAACATATCCGCATGATGGGCGACAAGATCACCGCCAAGACCACCATGATGGCGCTGGGCGTGCCGCTGGTGCCCGGCTCGGATGGCGCGCTGGAAAGCCTGGAGCAGGCGCGAGAGGTCGCGGCGAAGGTCGGCTACCCCGTGCTGATCAAGGCCGCCGCCGGTGGTGGCGGACGCGGCATGAAGGTCGCCCCCACCGAGGCCGACCTTGAGGAAGCGTGGAGCGTTGCCCGCACCGAGGCCCGCGCCGCCTTTGGCAATGACGAGGTCTATCTCGAAAAATACCTCGACAAGCCGCGCCATATCGAACTGCAGATCATGGCCGACACGCATGGCAACGTGGTGCATTATGGCGAGCGTGACTGCTCGCTGCAGCGCCGCCACCAGAAGCTGCTTGAAGAGGCGGGCTCCCCCGCCCTGACAGCCCGGCAACGTGACGAGATCGGTGCGATTGCCACCTCCGCCCTGACCAAGCTCGGCTACCGCAACGCGGGCACGCTGGAGTTCCTGTATCAGGACGGGCAGTTCTGCTTCATCGAGATGAACACCCGCCTGCAGGTGGAACATCCGGTAACGGAAATGGTGTGCGACGTGGACCTCGTGCGCGAGCAGATCCGCATCGCGGCGGGCGAACCGATCGGCTACAGCCAGTCCGACATCAAGTTCTCCGGCCATGCGATCGAATGCCGCATCAACGCCGAGGATCCGCAGACCTTCATGCCCACGCCGGGCACGATCACGGTCTACCACCCGCCCGGTGGCCTGGGCGTGCGAATCGATAGCGCGCTCTATGCGGGCTACCGCGTGCCGCCTTATTACGACAGCATGATCGCCAAGCTGATCGTGCGCGCGCCGACCCGCCTTGAGGCGATCGAGCGCATGCGCCGCGCGCTGGATGAATTCGTGATTGAAGGCGTGAAGACGGTCATCCCGCTGCACCGCAAGATCCTCGAAGACCCCCAGTTCCGCAAGGGTGACTACACCATCCACTGGCTGGAAAACTTCGTGGCCCGCCAGCAGCAGGGCTGA